Within the Glycine soja cultivar W05 chromosome 3, ASM419377v2, whole genome shotgun sequence genome, the region GGCAAGTTCTGTAATGTACAAGAAATGAAAAGGTTAACTTCTCAAGCTATACCTTCAAATCAAATTCTTGGAAGTCATGCACAAATTTTGCTAgtatataattgaaaatagcACTTGACCTGGGGCAATGTAGCCATATGTGCCTGCTACCAAAGTTTGATTTGAAGAATCGGGATCAAGGAGTCTAGCTGTGCCAAAGTCTGAGACAAAAGCCTCTAATTGTGAGTTTAGTAGAACATTGCTACTTGTTACATCCCGATGAACAATTGGTGGAGTACAATAATGATGCATGTAGGACAAAGCATGTGCCATTCCTTTAATGATATTCACCCTCTTACTCCAATTCAACTCCTGAACTTCCTCATCATTATTCAAGGCATAAAATAAGCTACCTCTTTCCATGTATTGATAGACAAGAAACATGCAACGATTGTGGAGACAAAAGCCATGAAGCTTTACAATGTTTCTATGACGGATTTGTGTTAACATTTTGACTTCATTGTGAAAACTTTTGTTAAAAGATGGATTTTGAGATTCCATTTGGTGAAGTTTCTTCAATGCAACAATTTTACCGCTCGGCAATTGGGCTCTATAGACACTACCATAAGCACCAGTCCCAATGCAGTACTTGATGTGAAAGTCCTCGGTTGCTTCAATGATGTCTTCAAACGCAATTTTACCATCATAGTTCCATATGGAAAACAAGTTTCCATTCTTTGTTGATTTTCCTTCAAATTTGGTCTGAAACACACATCTTCTGAAATATAATGCTGACAGAAGTACCACTAGAATGAAGCAAATGATAGGAAGAACAATTAACATGAAAGGCTTGCCTTTTTTAGTTCGAGGATTGGTTTGGTGGACAGAATTGATATGTGTAAGGTAGCAGGATGTGAAATTTGGCATGTGGTAACTAATTAATGAGTCTTCCCCAAAATAACAATAGTCTGGAAACTCTGACTCAAGGTCTTGCGAGAAGTCAAATGAATTGTACGAAAGGTTTATATATGACAGAGTAGCAAATTCTCTATGTAGCTTACCTGTGAGATTGTTATAGCTAAGATCCAAGCTATCTAATATGGAATTTGCTTCTGATGAAATATGAGGAATTTCACCTTTCAAAAAATTATGGCTAAGGTTAAGATTATGAATACAACTGATTTGGGAAGGGATGCTTCCATTTAACAAGTTGTAGCTTAAATCCACTTTCTGGATATAGGGACATTTTAGGAATGGAGATAGGATTGTAAAATTGTTGTGGGAAAGGTCAACATCATAAAGATAATAGGCTTGTGCAATCTCTGAAGGTATTGAACCCGAAAGAAAGTTGTGTGAtagatttaataatattaaacctGTCGAGTTCCATAATTCTATGGGGATGGGGCCAGTAATTTGGTTAGAATCAAGGAAGAGATTTATCATCACCTTCAATCGACCCATAGTAGGAGGAATTGAACCAGTGAGTAAATTGTTTGAGagagataatatttttaaagatgtgAGGTTTCCAAATTCTACTGGTATGGGACCAGTAATTTGGTTAGAACTAAGGGAGAGATTTGTCAGATTCCCTAATTGACCCAAAGTAGAAGGTATGGTACCTTCAAGTTTGtttgaatgaagggagagatgctccaaattcttCAATTGACCCAATGTAGAAGGTATGGTACcttcaaatttgtttgaatgaagggagagatgCCCCAAATTATTCAATTGACCCAATGTACATGGGATGACACCACTAAGAGAGTTCCCTGAAACATCAAGTTGCTCAAGTTGAGTGagatttgaaaacattttaggCATGAGCTTACCTTCAATATGGTTAGAATCAAGGAGGAGCATAGTCAAATTCTGTAATTGACCCAAACTAGAAGAAATTGAACCTGTAAGTGAATTGTTTGAGAGAATTAGTTCCTGTAATTGTGTTAAATTCCCTACTTCTATTGGTAAGTGACCTTCAAATTGGTTTGATTGAAGGTAGAGTTTGACCAAATTCTTCAATTCACCCAATGTAGATGGGATGACACCCCTGAGAGAATTCCAGGAAACATCAAGGTGCTTAAGTTCAGTGAGATTTGAAAGTGTTTTAGGCATGAGCCGGCCTTCAATATGGTTAGAATCAAGGAAGAGATATGTCAAATTCTCTAGTTGACTCAAAGTAGAGGGAATTGAACCTGTGAGTGAATTGTTTGAGAGATATAATTCCTTTAATTGTGTCAAATTCCCTACTTCCATTGGTAAGAGACcttcaaatttgtttgaataaagggagagatgctccaaattcttCAATTCACCCAATGTAGATGGGATGACACCGCTCAGAGAATTCCTAGAAACATCAAGGTGCTTAAGTTGAGTGAGATTTGAAAATGCTTTAGGCATAAGCTCACCTTGAATATGGTTAGAATCAAGGATGAGAAAGACTAAATTCTTCAATCGACCCAAAGTAGAAGGAATTGAACCCGTCAGTGAATTATTATCGAGATATAGTTCCACCAATTGTGTCAAATTCCATATTTCTACTGGAATTGAACCTGCAATTTGGTCAAAAGCATGGAAAAAGGTGTATCAGATTCTCCTATTGACTGGAATTTAGAAGGGACCGATAATGCAATTAACAGAATTGCCAGGCTCAAAACAAAAGTGTTTTAGGCAGCATCTTATTACCTTGAAGACAATTGTTGGACAGGACAAGATAGGTAAGCTTTGTAAGTGTgcttatttctttaggaatggTTCCTGTAAGAGCCATTCCATTTAGATCTAGATAGACTAAATTGGGGAAGGCACTCACGTTCAACTTCTGAATCCGCCGCAATTCTTCTAATGGAGGAATGTTCAAATAATCCGGGTAAATCTGAGTAACACTTCCAGCTTCATTACAAAAGACACCATCCCAATAACAATGGTCTGAGATATTTTGGTAAGCATACCACCAACCGCTCTGGAGCAAAGCCTGATGTTCCTCATTTGTGGACGTGTAATTAGACGAAGGTGCAATGCTGGTAACAATGATTGATGGTAGCAGCATGACATAAAGGACCATAATCAATAAACTGCAAACACAGTTAGCCATACTTGATTGACTTGGATTCAAATGGCTTCAATTACTGGTCAACTTTGTTATAATGCTATTGGCCTTGGTAATCGGTATATATAAAAGTGGCCGGCCAATAGACACTCATGTGGAAActgttagaaaaataaataggaaACCAAATTGGAATTATTTCACATATAATCAatacacaaataatttttataacaatacttaatacaaaaataaaacaaagaagaGTTTAGTAAGAGCTTGGATTGAAGCGTGTTATGCATTATCCTTAGAGATAAAAATGCTCCCACTGTATTGGtagaatataaattaatatgcaTGCACTCCTCTCTTAAGATACGACAACCTGTTAATCAATCGAGTGCAGCGAAATGatcctaaataaaaaaacactatgCTCCAAAACATATAGTTGtagcaaatataatataattttattaaaaagagaACTATGCAAATGATATTTTGATGTGTAAGTATGTGCGTATGCATTTTTTTCGTAAGAAAAAGCTAATAACAAATCTTAAATGCCTCCAACGGATAAAAAGACTGAAGGCTTAGTCAAACACAATTTCTAAAAGATGGGAATAAATAGATAGGAAAtagtttttatcttaaaaattgatttagaaaaagaaaatatatttactttaaaatttaaattatagaaaaatattttccaacaatctccactaatttaaaatataaagtaataaaataatatgataaaaatatttttaatggagCATAATATAGTGTGTTTCAGTAGAAGGAACCCTCTGGATTTGAGTCTTATACCTAGTGCATATGAACTTCCATCGGAGAAAAAGATAGTGACTTGATTGTCTTGAACTATATCTCCTTTAACCAATCTTTAGAATACAACACAATACAATGTAGGTGTTCATTTGAGTTCTAATAAGTAATTGCGCGTTACACGGCCTTGCACATGTATCTTATTTCGTGAGTGTCACTCAGAGATTAGTCCATATCTCGTAGTGGCAGCCCCACCACCACAATCACTAGGTGAACCTCAAAGAGCGATCTATGACTATTGCCCCCACAATCAACTGTCGTTGGGTTCATTAAGAggtatttaaaaatgatttattcattaaattaaatatgtatacCTTAACCTTACAATTGTCACAGTTTATACTACACCCCGCTATAGGAATGAGAATAAGAACATTTTcgcaaaaataataactttagtATACTTTAGTCAACAAATAACTTCGTTGTTATCCGTTGAACTCAATTCATAAGATCACCAATCACACAGAGACGGATGTCCGTTATTGTGACTAATAGGTGGACTTTAGTCTTATTCCCTTCATCGACTTAAATATGTATTGACATCACAATACTTTTGTAAGTAGTGGATCCACGGGATTTTATCAAATTTGCCCCATACTAAGCCACCCACAATGAGTTGGCCTGAGTGCAATAGAAACCATGAATGTGATTTTCCCGTTTAGTAGATATGACAATATCGAGAATCTTCTTTGAACCAAACAAAGTTTTCAACCAATAATATAGAAATCTCAATATGATGACATATTTTATCATGCTTCGAACTTGTGAAGCCATTAAGtcaaaaattcattaatatataaGCAATAATTTAAGGAACTTTGTGCATACATGCGTAGCATGACCTTGTGCCCATGCCATTGAGAATATTATAACTGTCATGATACATTGATATGGAACAACATGAGTAACTTATTTAGGAATTCCAATAGGTTGCATATGAATAATTCAATATGCACACTGCAACATAAAACAACCAATATAACCATGCTATTAACatggataaataattttaagaaagcATAGTTGGGAGCACATGCTTATACTTATTGATAAGTACATAAGAACTATAATAATATGTTCaaaaattatagtaaaatttataCATCAATAAAGTCATCACCTTCAATTGTATACTCAATTTAACTTTATGAACATAGCATAATTTATGAATTGGTGAACACATCAAATTGTAAGTTCACATGATTGAAATATTATAATTgaagttttagaaataaaagagtatcatttaacattttattaaattaaaaaaaaatgccaaatcgattgaaaaaacataaaaaattaaacattattcGTGTCACTGTTAGTTGCTATTCATGAGTTAGTATTGTATtgaaaatttgcaaaaaaatagcaatgtgcctccaatttatgtttttttttgcgaaaattgtatatattttcttGTGTGATTTTATAGTAAAAAATCCATTTTTTGCGACCTAATGTTGAATTCAACTCAGTTTGTAggccaaagaagagaaggtgCAAAAAGCTGCTGATGAACTTGCTTAGCAAGGCAAATTGACTAAGTGAGCCTCATCCGCTTAGCGAGGCAGccagctcgcttagcggatgggaAACCTTAGAAGGATAAGTCAGAGATCAGAGCGCTTAGCGCGCAGCCAGCCCGCCCAGCGAGGACGTTGTCTCTTCTCCCGCTTAGCGTGCCCAAACTCGCTTAGCGAAATTTTACTTACTCTCGCTCAGCGAGACATGCTCGCTGAGCAAGCCTTCATGTGCTAAGAagtccaagagcctttaaaacactaagATGGATGGAAAACAAAAGGACACAacccaccaccaccacaaccaGAGTCTAGCCAAGCCTTACTATgtgaaaaatagagagaaatagGGTTGAGAGGCTGGAGAAGACATTGTCCTTCatcttcttccattttctttcaccaaaaacattttctttctttgtatgttGAAGCTTTACTTGTAATGGAAGACTAGAACCTTTTTGTTGGGGAGTAGACTACTgaaactcttgatgtaatgttcTAAATATCTACTTAATGTTATTTTCTGGTGTTCTTTGCTTCTATCTATACTTATTTTACATGcttatggcttgatcacccatttgtatgtttagttaggttttttagtattggaaaatgttttaaaaccttagaacttgatagagaaAGTTAGAAatctgtatgtctaggaatggagtgcagtGATCTAGTATATTTTACACTATATGCTTAGTGCAACTCTTTTAGAGtgagtttgttgaggaatcaagaacaaaggctaagagagttaggctcattcatgtgaggaatcatggtCTGAGTATTTTGTCGGTgtaagaacactaggataacgttaaatagagaaaaacccttTTATACGGCAAGAGAAATTTTAGTAGGAAACTCCCCAACGCTTTTATCTTGATATTTGTCGCATTTTACAGCTTTCGAGTAGTTTACTTTTGTCTAAATAGTTAATAGTGCAGAAAACTTATTTCACCACTTAATCTTTACCTTATTTCAAAGTTAAGAAGTGTTTACATATTGAATATACATAGTCTAGGTGAAACAAATTTCTTGTGGATACAATACTCGgtcttatcattttatatactAATTGTGCAAATCGATATACTTGCCGAATAGCAAGAATAGTCACCAGGTTTGACAATAAGAATTGTTCTGATCAAACCAATCGTAGAAGCCCTCATTTCACAATCTTGATATCATTATAACATGCATTAAACTGAAGGCTAGTCAATGGATGATCCTTGCATCCATTTCCTGATCATTAATTAGTCAATAAAAATAGTCAAAGATTTCAAGATATTCAAATACACTTCAATTCATGAACACAAGACTAAGATGAACTCATCTTTCCCAAACTATAAATTCAAACATAGTAAGATGAATAAAAAGTAATAACAAGTTGAGATTACATTACTACATCATTTCACATTGGTACAATCACTAGCAAAATTAGGCATGCTAAGACATCTATGCAAATGATGATAACCCATAAAAGTGTGAGCAAGTTCATGAGGATCAAGTcataattgtaataaaaaaaagaacaaacaatattttaacttaataacTCAAAGCCataattttttaacacaattaaccaaataaaaatagttcaCATCATACAAAGCCTAGCAATTCAGTTTTATTGTAATTTGGTAGTTTTTATTGCCAAGCAATATAAACTCAATACTTGCAGCTAAAACTCGAAAAACTAAATCATAACACCATGGATTAAATTGGAGGATATTTTTCAACCAATTAAAATCTATCAAACTTCAAATCAACTTAAAGCAATATCACATAATCAAAGACATATATATGATTATGAAACACAAGACATGAGAGATTTCATTATGATAAATAAGGAtattaggcttaaatatgtttttggtccctAATATATATCCGTTTTTTGCATCTGGaccctaataaatttttccttgaatCGGGTccctaatatttaaaattttttgtccAAGGTCCCTGCTGTTAGTGGAAATCCGTTATCTAATTACGTGACTGTTAACCAAACACGTAAGCATGCGACGTGTGGAGTCATGTGTAATATTTGTGTGAGTGGGATTACacattggaattttttttttaaaaaaaagtaaaaacgaCACcgttcttctccttcttctccacAGTAGTAACAACCACCTTCCTTCGAACCAAACACCTAACTTTCTGCCACCGCCAGACCCAAACGACAAAAGGGTGCTTGCATTATAACACTGCCCTTTCTCACTTGCTAGTTGCTTATCATTCACTCACTCGTTACTGTGTCTCTGAAATGGGTAAACAAGCATTGAGTTCCTTTCCtcccatcattttcttcttcatttttttccattGTTTCCAGTGATGAAGCTTCCAAGACCTTCATCTTTTGTGTGGATTCCCAATCCAAGCCCACCATGTTCCCCACTCACTACCATTGGTACACCTCTGAGTTCGTCGAAGAAACCAACATCCTCCACGTATACGACACTGTTTTCCACGGCATCTACACAATGCTCACACGCCAGCAAGTCTCGTCCATAAGCCAACACCCTTATGTCCTCGCTGTCTGCGAAGGTCGCCATCGCGAACTCCACACCACGTGCTCATAGTTCCTCAACCTCTGCAACTAGTGCGGCCTCTAGTTTGAATCCAACTACGACTTCAATGTCATTGTCAGAGTCTTCAACACCAACGTCTGGCTGGAACATTGCAGTCTTCCACCATCAGCGAGCGGTGATGATGTCAAGGacaggaagatgaagaagaaggcaAAGGTGGTGGAAAATGACGGCAGAAAAGATGGAAACTTTATTGGGTTTTGGAGATACCCTTTTGCGAGAATCAAAGTGGGGTTTGGCTTTTGGGATGCAAAATAACCTAGAAGTGTTCATCGGAGGCTAGGGAGTGGAGTGCCAGAGAAAGTGCAAATCATTGCCCTTCTTCTCTAGAAATGACCATGCACAACCACTAACGTCCTCGGTGGAACCAAAGCAATGAAACCACATGACCTCGTTCCCGTCAGTGATGCACCGCACGTTCTCCTTACCTTCGTTGCCCTTGGTGAGCCTCGCGACGATGCGTGCCTTTAtcaccttgagaaaatccttgAACCGTGCCACAACGCGTGACACGTTCTGCACCTTGAAAATCAATTTGACCCGACCCGGGAAGGGCTTGCGGCCCCAGTTTGTGTGGAAGATGATTTCAACAACGTTGTGCGAAGGGTGGCCTTTGGGAAGTTCAATGTTGCCACGCGACGAGGTTATCGTTGTCGTAGTGCTACTTCGAGAACGTGTCATGGTGGTTCGTGCTTCAAATTCAGGTTTGGTTGTTGATGATGGGTATTTCAAGCTTAGATGTTTCTCCAAAGGTGGCTTGGAGTGGGGTTGTTGTGGTTTTAGGGGATGTGGTGATGACTTTGTTTGTGAtggtgaaaaagaagaaaggttgTGGAAGAAAGGGGTtgaaggaggaagaggaagatgggtTTGTGCTTGTGTTTACACGAtgttatttttacctttttttttttaaattccaaTGTTTAATCCTTCTCACACATATATTACGTGTGACACCACACGTCGCATGCCTACCTATCCGGTTAATGACCACATAAATAGATAATGGATTTCCACTAACGGCAAAGACCACagacaaaagttttcaaatattagggacttgattcgaaggaaaaatttattaggaactAGATGCAAAAAATGAGTATATATCagggaccaaaaacatatttaagtcatgATATTATGACATGAAGGATTTAATAGTTTAAGTTCTAGTACATAAACTACCAATGTAAATACATATGTGCCTCACAGTTAAAAGCCTTTGATCAAAATCTAACAATTATAGccacacaattttattttttttaattatactatTTTGAAGTGTTCAAAGAAAACATATTCATGGAATACTACAACACCATATTGATTATAGAAACTGAGTGATAAAGAAGAACTTTGATACTACATATATACTACAAGAAAAAATGCCAACGGTAACATATCAATACTGTAACATCACTTTAGTCAAGCATACAAATATATGTCAATATCAACAAATAACTCAATatgacaaacacaaacaaagaaATTATAAGTCTCAAGTAAACTTttcaatgtatatatatatatatatacccacTCCCTTAGTTTTAAAATCATCCAAGACCTCCTCCCCCCTTTTCCaaatttcctcttctttttaaTAACCCACCTCATCTCTCAAACCCTATCTCTTCTCAAATTTTCATCTCTCAACCTtttactcatcttcttccattgttCCAAAATTTGTCAAGCTTATTGTATCCTTGTGTCATTCTCAAG harbors:
- the LOC114405858 gene encoding probable leucine-rich repeat receptor-like protein kinase At1g35710, with protein sequence MANCVCSLLIMVLYVMLLPSIIVTSIAPSSNYTSTNEEHQALLQSGWWYAYQNISDHCYWDGVFCNEAGSVTQIYPDYLNIPPLEELRRIQKLNVSAFPNLVYLDLNGMALTGTIPKEISTLTKLTYLVLSNNCLQGSIPVEIWNLTQLVELYLDNNSLTGSIPSTLGRLKNLVFLILDSNHIQGELMPKAFSNLTQLKHLDVSRNSLSGVIPSTLGELKNLEHLSLYSNKFEGLLPMEVGNLTQLKELYLSNNSLTGSIPSTLSQLENLTYLFLDSNHIEGRLMPKTLSNLTELKHLDVSWNSLRGVIPSTLGELKNLVKLYLQSNQFEGHLPIEVGNLTQLQELILSNNSLTGSISSSLGQLQNLTMLLLDSNHIEGKLMPKMFSNLTQLEQLDVSGNSLSGVIPCTLGQLNNLGHLSLHSNKFEGTIPSTLGQLKNLEHLSLHSNKLEGTIPSTLGQLGNLTNLSLSSNQITGPIPVEFGNLTSLKILSLSNNLLTGSIPPTMGRLKVMINLFLDSNQITGPIPIELWNSTGLILLNLSHNFLSGSIPSEIAQAYYLYDVDLSHNNFTILSPFLKCPYIQKVDLSYNLLNGSIPSQISCIHNLNLSHNFLKGEIPHISSEANSILDSLDLSYNNLTGKLHREFATLSYINLSYNSFDFSQDLESEFPDYCYFGEDSLISYHMPNFTSCYLTHINSVHQTNPRTKKGKPFMLIVLPIICFILVVLLSALYFRRCVFQTKFEGKSTKNGNLFSIWNYDGKIAFEDIIEATEDFHIKYCIGTGAYGSVYRAQLPSGKIVALKKLHQMESQNPSFNKSFHNEVKMLTQIRHRNIVKLHGFCLHNRCMFLVYQYMERGSLFYALNNDEEVQELNWSKRVNIIKGMAHALSYMHHYCTPPIVHRDVTSSNVLLNSQLEAFVSDFGTARLLDPDSSNQTLVAGTYGYIAPELAYTMNVTEKCDVYSFGVVTLETLMGRHPGELISSLSNSTAQNMLLKDILDARLPLPNFGKDTHDIMLAVTIALACLCLKPKFRPSMQQVVGQFSNFKLPLSLPFHEILIHQLMTPDMLSFIQV